From one Amycolatopsis sp. FDAARGOS 1241 genomic stretch:
- a CDS encoding HAD family hydrolase: MIASDVDGTLVGPSETPSERTIEVVRRVRAAGVPFVLCTGRPPRWIPPIARPLALSGYAVCANGAVLLDVASEEVVAVHGALSPELLHDLVGALDKALPGCRLAAERITADVRAFVIEPDYRNPWGDGEGRTVPRAEVLGHSAIKLLISHRGMNSEEMAQAARAVLDGAVDITYSSSGGLIELSAHGITKATGLADVAERFAVPAERVIAFGDMPNDVEMLQWAGHGVAMANGHKAVRAIADEVTGPAAEDGVAQVLERWF; encoded by the coding sequence TTGATCGCCTCGGACGTCGACGGCACCCTGGTCGGCCCCTCCGAAACCCCCTCCGAACGCACGATCGAAGTCGTGCGCCGGGTGCGCGCCGCCGGCGTCCCGTTCGTCCTGTGCACCGGCCGGCCGCCGCGCTGGATCCCGCCGATCGCCCGTCCGCTGGCCCTGAGCGGCTACGCGGTCTGCGCGAACGGCGCCGTGCTGCTGGACGTCGCGTCCGAAGAGGTGGTGGCCGTGCACGGGGCGCTCTCGCCCGAACTGCTGCACGACCTGGTGGGGGCACTGGACAAGGCGCTGCCGGGCTGCCGGTTGGCTGCCGAGCGCATCACCGCGGACGTCCGCGCCTTCGTCATCGAACCGGACTACCGCAACCCCTGGGGCGACGGCGAAGGCCGCACCGTGCCGCGTGCCGAGGTGCTCGGCCACTCGGCGATCAAGCTGCTGATCAGCCACCGCGGTATGAACTCGGAGGAGATGGCGCAGGCCGCGCGCGCCGTGCTGGACGGGGCGGTGGACATCACCTACTCGTCCTCGGGCGGGTTGATCGAGCTGTCCGCCCACGGCATCACGAAGGCGACGGGTCTCGCCGACGTCGCCGAGCGGTTCGCCGTGCCGGCCGAGCGGGTCATCGCCTTCGGCGACATGCCGAACGACGTGGAGATGCTCCAGTGGGCGGGCCACGGCGTCGCCATGGCGAACGGCCACAAGGCCGTGCGGGCGATCGCGGACGAGGTGACCGGCCCGGCCGCCGAGGACGGTGTCGCGCAGGTCCTGGAGCGCTGGTTCTAG
- a CDS encoding acyl-CoA reductase codes for MNLEQTFPQGAPVEVGALVDELRTEPPGGRLTVGDPRVVEFVTKFARKLLAPALARRFPELASLGFFLRKGELAKALSTLDTTGDALRFPRGLVFHVPPANVDTIFVYSWALSALAGNTNVVRVSSRSAGAAEAVLEALNAALDDVSPQVAQTIRATQRMVTYDRSDEISGALSLAADLRVIWGGDASVAALRKYPLAPHARDLTFPDRSSFAVASVRGWQQATPEQRRTAAEGFYNDSYWFDQAACSSPRTVFWVGDAEGARAAGAEFRALLAAVLEAKQHVTEPAMAVQKRVSAYGAAVDGLASAISFEGNSLATLELTDPTVMPREWLGAGTFANARVASLTELVPIVLRKDQTVSQFGFTRAELVSFVTELAGRGVDRVVPFGSALTFAGVWDGYDLLAEFSRLVTVQA; via the coding sequence ATGAATCTGGAGCAGACGTTTCCCCAGGGCGCGCCGGTCGAGGTCGGCGCGCTGGTCGACGAGCTGCGGACGGAGCCGCCCGGCGGCCGCCTGACCGTGGGCGATCCGCGGGTCGTCGAGTTCGTCACGAAGTTCGCCCGCAAGCTGCTCGCGCCCGCTCTTGCGCGGCGGTTCCCGGAGCTGGCGTCGCTGGGTTTCTTCCTGCGCAAGGGAGAGCTGGCCAAGGCACTGTCCACTTTGGATACTACGGGCGACGCGCTGCGTTTCCCGCGCGGACTCGTGTTCCACGTGCCACCGGCGAACGTCGACACGATCTTCGTGTACTCGTGGGCGCTTTCCGCGCTGGCGGGCAACACGAACGTCGTGCGCGTGTCGTCGCGCTCGGCCGGCGCGGCCGAGGCCGTGCTGGAAGCGCTGAACGCGGCGCTCGACGACGTGTCGCCGCAGGTGGCGCAGACCATCCGCGCGACCCAGCGCATGGTCACCTACGACCGCAGCGACGAGATCAGCGGCGCGCTGTCACTGGCGGCGGACCTGCGCGTGATCTGGGGTGGCGACGCGTCCGTGGCCGCGCTGCGGAAGTACCCGCTCGCGCCGCACGCGCGGGACCTGACGTTCCCGGACCGCTCGTCGTTCGCGGTCGCGTCGGTGCGCGGCTGGCAGCAGGCGACGCCGGAGCAGCGCCGCACCGCGGCCGAAGGGTTCTACAACGACTCGTACTGGTTCGACCAGGCCGCGTGCTCGTCGCCGCGGACCGTGTTCTGGGTGGGCGACGCCGAAGGTGCCCGCGCCGCGGGTGCGGAGTTCCGCGCGTTGCTGGCGGCGGTGCTCGAGGCCAAGCAGCACGTGACCGAGCCGGCGATGGCCGTGCAGAAGCGCGTGTCGGCCTACGGCGCGGCCGTCGACGGGCTTGCCTCCGCGATCTCTTTCGAGGGAAATTCCCTGGCCACTTTGGAGCTCACCGACCCGACCGTGATGCCGCGCGAGTGGCTCGGCGCGGGGACGTTCGCCAACGCCCGGGTCGCGTCGTTGACCGAGCTCGTGCCGATCGTGCTGCGCAAGGACCAGACCGTGAGCCAGTTCGGGTTCACGCGTGCCGAACTGGTGTCGTTCGTGACCGAGCTCGCCGGGCGAGGCGTAGACCGGGTGGTGCCGTTCGGCTCGGCGCTGACCTTCGCGGGCGTCTGGGACGGTTACGATCTGCTTGCCGAATTCAGCCGCCTGGTCACGGTGCAGGCGTGA
- a CDS encoding LLM class flavin-dependent oxidoreductase produces the protein MRAGIVILPEDRWWAAEPKWRAAEEYGFDHAWTYDHLGWKSLVGGPWFSAVPTLTAAAIVTSRIRLGTFVASPVARHPVPFARELITLDDVSDGRFILGVGAGVDAKSYDVQVLGAAELTPRQRADRFAEFVESLDGLLMTDRFDFAGEHYQAHGARNLPGTVQRPRLPFVVAANGPRTMTLAARFGAGWATTGRGGATQDEWWSGVAALSRTFDERLDAAGRDPATVHRYLSLDAAPVFSLSSVDAFREAVDRSRELGFTDVVAHWPRSSGPYEGHESVLEQVVEQVLPTLAEH, from the coding sequence GTGCGAGCAGGCATCGTGATCCTTCCGGAAGATCGTTGGTGGGCGGCCGAACCCAAGTGGCGGGCCGCCGAGGAGTACGGGTTCGACCACGCGTGGACCTACGACCACCTGGGCTGGAAATCCCTGGTCGGCGGCCCGTGGTTCTCCGCCGTGCCCACCCTCACCGCGGCCGCGATCGTCACGTCGAGAATCCGGCTGGGTACGTTCGTCGCCTCGCCGGTGGCGCGGCACCCGGTGCCGTTCGCGCGCGAGCTGATCACCCTCGACGACGTGTCCGACGGCCGCTTCATCCTCGGCGTCGGGGCCGGCGTCGACGCGAAGAGCTACGACGTCCAGGTCCTCGGCGCCGCCGAGCTCACGCCCCGGCAGCGCGCCGACCGTTTCGCCGAGTTCGTGGAGTCCCTCGACGGCCTGCTGATGACCGACCGCTTCGACTTCGCCGGCGAGCACTACCAGGCCCACGGCGCCCGCAACCTGCCCGGCACCGTCCAGCGGCCGCGCCTGCCGTTCGTCGTCGCGGCCAACGGCCCGCGCACCATGACGCTGGCCGCCCGCTTCGGTGCCGGCTGGGCCACCACCGGTCGTGGCGGGGCGACGCAGGACGAGTGGTGGTCCGGCGTCGCCGCGCTGTCGCGCACCTTCGACGAACGCCTCGACGCCGCCGGCCGCGACCCGGCCACCGTCCACCGCTACCTCAGCCTCGACGCGGCGCCCGTCTTTTCCCTCAGCAGCGTCGACGCCTTCCGCGAGGCCGTGGACCGCTCGCGCGAGCTGGGGTTCACCGACGTCGTCGCGCACTGGCCCCGCTCCAGCGGGCCGTACGAGGGCCACGAGTCCGTGCTGGAACAGGTCGTGGAACAGGTGCTGCCGACGCTCGCGGAGCACTAG
- a CDS encoding SDR family NAD(P)-dependent oxidoreductase — MTDLTGRVALVTGGTRGIGLATARALAEAGATVVLTGRDESRAKEAAAAAGAAAGLALDVTDAKAVSTVVRGVAKEHGALDVVVANAGIMEDALLGMIREELVDTTLATNVAGTLHTVQAAARAMLRKKAGAIVVLASVVGQYGSAGQTVYAASKAAVANIARSAAKELGRSGIRVNAVAPGVIETDLTASLSEDAKADSVAKTPLGRLGTAEDVAKAIRFLVSDDAAFITGQVLGIDGGLVL, encoded by the coding sequence ATGACTGACCTGACCGGCCGCGTCGCGCTGGTGACCGGTGGCACGCGCGGGATCGGCCTGGCCACCGCGCGCGCACTGGCCGAGGCCGGGGCGACGGTGGTCTTGACCGGCCGCGACGAGTCCCGCGCGAAGGAAGCCGCGGCCGCCGCGGGTGCCGCCGCCGGGCTCGCGCTCGACGTCACCGACGCGAAGGCCGTGTCCACCGTGGTCCGCGGGGTCGCGAAGGAGCACGGCGCACTCGACGTCGTGGTCGCCAACGCCGGGATCATGGAGGACGCGCTCCTCGGCATGATCCGCGAGGAACTGGTCGACACCACGCTGGCCACCAACGTCGCCGGCACGCTGCACACCGTGCAGGCGGCTGCCCGGGCGATGCTGCGCAAGAAAGCCGGCGCGATCGTGGTGCTCGCCTCCGTGGTGGGGCAGTACGGCAGCGCCGGCCAGACCGTGTACGCGGCTTCGAAGGCGGCGGTGGCCAACATCGCGCGCTCGGCCGCGAAGGAGCTCGGCCGCTCGGGCATCCGCGTGAACGCGGTGGCGCCGGGCGTGATCGAGACGGACCTGACCGCGAGCCTGTCCGAAGACGCGAAGGCGGACAGCGTCGCGAAGACGCCGCTGGGACGGCTCGGGACGGCCGAGGACGTGGCGAAGGCGATCCGCTTCCTCGTGAGCGACGACGCCGCGTTCATCACCGGGCAGGTGCTGGGAATCGACGGAGGCTTGGTGCTGTGA
- a CDS encoding acyl-protein synthetase, whose product MSVFTRSQAEREALLLPELAQLTAHHRANSEGYARILASLGIAPDASFGAIADLPWLPVRMFKTHDLKSIPDSEVFKTLTSSGTTGAGASRIYLDKDAAGAQTKQLGATLQEVLGGERLPMLMVDTIGIIKNRRSFSARGAGVLGMANFGRKHTYVLDENDKPDVEAVKKFLAEYGDKPFLIFGFTFMVWLYLYEVARENGLDLSNGILIHSGGWKKLIDRAVDNTEFRRRFKEDTGLTRIHNYYGMIEQIGTVFLEGPSGNSLYCPDFADVVIRDPETWREQPVGKPGVIEVVSTLPRSYPGHVLLTEDLGVYNGIDDGDWPGKHFSVLGRLPKAEARGCSDTLDLSGTPAPGRGAAA is encoded by the coding sequence ATGAGTGTGTTCACGCGCTCGCAGGCCGAGCGGGAAGCCTTGCTGCTCCCCGAGCTCGCGCAGCTGACCGCGCACCACCGCGCGAACTCCGAGGGCTACGCCCGGATCCTGGCTTCGCTCGGCATCGCGCCGGACGCGTCGTTCGGTGCGATCGCAGACCTGCCGTGGCTGCCGGTGCGCATGTTCAAAACCCACGACCTCAAGTCGATCCCCGACTCCGAGGTGTTCAAGACGCTCACGTCGTCGGGCACCACCGGCGCCGGCGCGTCGCGCATCTACCTGGACAAGGACGCGGCGGGCGCGCAGACCAAGCAGCTCGGCGCGACACTGCAGGAGGTGCTCGGCGGCGAACGGCTGCCGATGCTGATGGTCGACACCATCGGCATCATCAAGAACCGCCGCTCGTTCTCCGCGCGCGGCGCGGGTGTGCTGGGCATGGCGAACTTCGGCCGCAAGCACACGTACGTGCTCGACGAGAACGACAAGCCCGACGTCGAGGCCGTGAAGAAGTTCCTCGCCGAGTACGGTGACAAGCCGTTCCTCATCTTCGGGTTCACCTTCATGGTGTGGCTTTACCTGTACGAGGTGGCGCGTGAGAACGGGCTCGACCTCTCCAACGGCATCCTGATCCACTCCGGTGGCTGGAAGAAGCTCATCGACCGGGCCGTGGACAACACCGAGTTCCGCCGCCGGTTCAAAGAGGACACCGGCCTGACGCGGATCCACAACTACTACGGGATGATCGAGCAGATCGGCACCGTGTTCCTCGAGGGCCCGTCCGGGAACTCCTTGTACTGCCCCGATTTCGCGGACGTCGTGATCCGCGACCCGGAGACGTGGCGCGAGCAGCCGGTCGGCAAGCCCGGCGTGATCGAGGTCGTCTCGACGCTGCCGCGCTCGTACCCGGGCCACGTGCTGCTGACCGAGGACCTCGGCGTCTACAACGGGATCGACGACGGTGACTGGCCGGGCAAGCACTTCTCGGTGCTGGGGCGGCTGCCGAAGGCCGAGGCCCGCGGGTGCTCGGACACGCTGGATCTGAGCGGGACACCCGCACCCGGGCGAGGGGCCGCGGCATGA
- a CDS encoding UDP-N-acetylglucosamine acyltransferase, whose amino-acid sequence MVNRIHPTAVLGEGVELGDDNVIGPYTVIVGPARIGSGNWVGPHVTIGTPGEDRGRAHPAAWESAPTGDADHDGHGVVIGDRNRIREYVTVHQGTWRTTTLGNDGYYLRGSHIAHDCLVGSGVTVASNVLTGGHCHIWDGANLGMGAILHQKVVVGPGAMVGMASAVRREVGAFTIAVGNPARVTGVNVVGLSRRGLDETTIEALGPWLKGKAGLPEDGLADRLPGDLSTLVKAWDARPRDEH is encoded by the coding sequence GTGGTAAACCGGATCCACCCCACGGCAGTGCTCGGAGAAGGCGTCGAGCTCGGTGACGACAACGTGATCGGACCGTACACGGTGATCGTCGGCCCGGCCAGGATCGGTTCCGGCAACTGGGTCGGCCCGCACGTCACGATCGGCACTCCGGGCGAGGACCGCGGCCGGGCCCACCCGGCCGCGTGGGAGTCCGCGCCGACCGGCGATGCGGACCACGACGGCCACGGCGTGGTGATCGGCGATCGCAACCGCATCCGCGAGTACGTCACCGTCCACCAGGGCACCTGGCGCACCACCACGCTCGGCAATGACGGCTACTACCTGCGCGGCTCCCACATCGCCCACGACTGCCTCGTCGGCTCGGGCGTCACGGTCGCGTCCAACGTGCTGACCGGTGGCCACTGCCACATCTGGGACGGCGCGAACCTCGGCATGGGCGCGATCCTGCACCAGAAGGTCGTCGTCGGTCCCGGCGCGATGGTCGGCATGGCCTCGGCCGTGCGGCGCGAGGTGGGTGCGTTCACGATCGCCGTGGGCAACCCCGCGCGCGTGACCGGCGTCAACGTCGTGGGCCTGTCGCGCCGCGGCCTGGACGAGACCACGATCGAAGCGCTGGGTCCGTGGCTCAAGGGCAAGGCGGGCCTCCCGGAGGATGGGCTGGCCGACCGGCTGCCCGGCGACCTCTCTACCTTGGTCAAAGCGTGGGACGCCCGCCCGCGCGACGAGCACTAG
- a CDS encoding DUF6541 family protein, giving the protein MPSEPTMLSDVASLAVCLLVLGLPGLVTGLAAGLRGWLLAGLTPLSSYAIGGLAGPWTAAVGLPYNTLTYAVTTVVFVAVAFGLRRLTLRRQPPADELRGWSPRGHWAVAACLLLATALGFYAAVRGMGHLGAIAQGGDAPYAANGVRYIATTGDGSLFGMGTLNWYGDGKPPFYPNAYHLLAAIQYSLTGETSIPLTLDVNTALLPGLLALSLVVLVREFRGRAVLAGAVALASAAPVMSTYESMSRGPLYPFLLGLALTPLAAVVLRRYLDRVAPDTGFVLVVSAVGLLCIHSSTLFGAILFAGPLLVQRWFSPGRRRRRFGHDLLALLPIAVVSVLVAWLQLFGALGLASGNLPYLGWPSEYRATTAIGALLGFQHFEPHPQLWLAAALLLGFVFFRRLGDLRWIGLTALITGLAYAAVASSNSPLVMAFSRPWWDDPYRFISMAIVPLAFIAGHGIASLQAWLSEHLPPRAPAAILAAIVLLGFAGVTKGLYAGTNGDRVAPGYRSANPHDQNITPDEEAAMVELGHLAKPGEWAMNDRLDGTVWTYALTGVRTVAAHDDGTAPPSDALLLARHFKEYATDPQVRAAVQRLNIHWVILGRPMAPPHPQYSSPGLVGLDGLPFLRQVYRNPDAVIYRFTG; this is encoded by the coding sequence TTGCCGAGCGAACCCACGATGCTGTCCGATGTGGCGAGTCTCGCCGTCTGCCTGCTCGTGCTCGGCCTGCCTGGTCTGGTCACGGGCCTCGCCGCGGGCCTGAGGGGCTGGCTGCTCGCCGGGCTCACCCCGCTGTCGAGCTACGCGATCGGCGGCCTCGCCGGGCCGTGGACCGCCGCGGTGGGCTTGCCGTACAACACGCTGACCTACGCCGTGACCACTGTGGTTTTCGTGGCTGTCGCGTTCGGACTGCGGCGGCTCACGCTGCGCCGCCAGCCGCCCGCCGACGAGCTTCGCGGGTGGTCGCCGCGCGGGCACTGGGCCGTCGCCGCGTGCCTGCTGCTGGCCACCGCGCTCGGGTTCTACGCGGCCGTGCGCGGGATGGGCCACCTCGGCGCGATCGCGCAAGGCGGCGACGCGCCGTACGCGGCCAACGGCGTGCGCTACATCGCCACGACCGGTGACGGCAGCCTGTTCGGGATGGGCACGCTGAACTGGTACGGCGACGGGAAGCCGCCCTTCTACCCCAATGCCTACCACCTGCTCGCGGCGATCCAGTACTCCCTGACCGGCGAAACGTCGATCCCGCTGACCCTCGACGTGAACACCGCGCTGCTGCCCGGCCTGCTGGCTCTGTCGCTGGTCGTGCTGGTGCGCGAGTTCCGCGGCCGCGCGGTACTCGCCGGCGCGGTGGCGCTCGCGTCGGCGGCGCCGGTGATGAGCACGTACGAGTCGATGAGCCGCGGGCCGCTGTACCCGTTCCTGCTCGGGCTGGCTTTGACGCCGCTCGCCGCCGTGGTGCTGCGCCGCTACCTCGATCGCGTCGCGCCGGACACCGGGTTCGTGCTGGTCGTGAGTGCCGTCGGGCTGCTGTGCATCCACTCCTCGACGCTGTTCGGCGCGATCCTGTTCGCCGGGCCGCTGCTGGTGCAGCGCTGGTTCTCACCAGGTCGGCGCCGGCGGCGCTTCGGGCACGATTTGCTGGCGCTGCTGCCGATCGCGGTGGTGTCCGTGCTGGTCGCGTGGCTGCAATTGTTCGGCGCACTGGGGCTGGCCAGCGGGAACCTGCCCTACCTGGGCTGGCCGAGCGAGTATCGCGCGACCACGGCCATCGGCGCACTGCTCGGGTTCCAGCACTTCGAGCCGCACCCGCAGCTCTGGCTGGCCGCCGCGCTGCTGCTGGGTTTCGTCTTCTTCCGCCGGCTCGGCGACCTGCGGTGGATCGGCCTGACGGCGCTGATCACCGGCCTCGCGTACGCCGCCGTGGCGTCGTCCAACTCACCGCTGGTGATGGCGTTCTCGCGACCGTGGTGGGACGACCCGTACCGGTTCATCTCGATGGCGATCGTGCCGCTGGCGTTCATCGCGGGGCACGGAATCGCGTCGCTGCAGGCGTGGCTCAGCGAGCACCTGCCGCCGCGCGCGCCCGCGGCCATCCTGGCGGCGATCGTCCTGCTGGGCTTCGCAGGCGTCACGAAGGGGCTCTACGCCGGGACCAACGGCGATCGCGTCGCGCCCGGCTACCGGTCGGCCAATCCGCACGACCAGAACATCACGCCGGACGAAGAAGCCGCGATGGTCGAGCTGGGCCACCTGGCGAAGCCCGGCGAATGGGCCATGAACGACCGGCTGGACGGAACGGTCTGGACGTATGCCCTGACGGGCGTGCGCACGGTCGCCGCCCACGACGACGGCACCGCTCCCCCGTCGGACGCGCTGCTGCTGGCTCGGCACTTCAAGGAGTACGCGACGGACCCGCAGGTCCGCGCCGCGGTCCAGCGCCTGAACATCCACTGGGTCATCCTGGGGCGGCCGATGGCGCCGCCGCACCCGCAGTACTCGTCCCCCGGGCTGGTGGGGCTGGACGGGTTGCCGTTCCTGCGGCAGGTGTACCGCAACCCGGACGCGGTGATCTACCGGTTCACGGGCTGA
- a CDS encoding acyl carrier protein gives MSEVAPKLREVFVEALDLDGDVDVENLKYRDIEAWDSVGHMALVAAIEDEFDVEFDTDQVIDMSSFKVAVDMVSELKSKND, from the coding sequence ATGTCGGAAGTGGCCCCCAAGCTGCGTGAGGTCTTCGTCGAAGCGCTCGACCTCGACGGTGACGTGGACGTGGAGAACTTGAAGTACCGCGACATCGAGGCGTGGGACTCCGTCGGCCACATGGCGCTGGTCGCGGCGATCGAGGACGAGTTCGACGTCGAGTTCGACACCGACCAGGTCATCGACATGTCGAGCTTCAAGGTCGCCGTGGACATGGTCAGCGAGCTGAAGTCGAAGAATGACTGA
- a CDS encoding AMP-binding protein translates to MTLWGAGARLIDVAGGRTLAGDELDAEVTRAMTALDDLPPGVLFARMSVDLASVLRYLGAFEAHRPVALIDPALDADVLAGLITRFRPAAVLAAPEAPAPDGYEGVNGDWVRTSADGVEPHPDLAVLLPTSGSTGNPKLVRLSRGSLLANAEAIAEVLHIDGDEVAPTCLPLHYSYGLSVLNSHLLRGATVVIEPSGVLGRGFWDAVTEHGITSLSGVPYHYEMLRRLKFDPAKYPTLRTLTQAGGKLRDELVSEFNDKMLAVGGRMYVMYGQTEAAPRMTTVPAERLAEKIGSAGPALPGGAFAIRRDDGAETTHPKIVGEVVYRGPNVMMGYAEDEKGLAAGDECGGLLATGDLGYLDEDGFLFITGRLKRIGKVFGNRVSLDDLEQAVRQAAVGIDVVAAVAAGDKVVLFAELPEGEGAKAICKDAARALSDRLHLHTSGFDVRPIDTVPLLASGKIDYRSLEGRV, encoded by the coding sequence GTGACGCTGTGGGGTGCGGGAGCCCGGCTGATCGATGTGGCCGGGGGCCGCACGCTGGCGGGCGATGAGCTGGACGCGGAGGTCACGCGGGCGATGACCGCGCTCGACGACCTGCCGCCCGGGGTGCTGTTCGCGCGGATGTCCGTGGACCTGGCGAGCGTGCTGCGCTACCTCGGCGCGTTCGAGGCGCACCGCCCGGTCGCGCTGATCGACCCGGCGCTCGACGCCGACGTGCTGGCGGGGCTCATCACGCGCTTCCGGCCGGCCGCGGTGCTGGCGGCGCCCGAAGCGCCGGCGCCCGACGGCTACGAGGGCGTGAACGGCGACTGGGTTCGCACGTCGGCCGACGGCGTCGAACCGCACCCGGATCTCGCGGTGCTGCTGCCCACCAGCGGCTCGACGGGCAATCCCAAGCTCGTGCGGCTCTCCCGGGGTTCGCTGCTGGCCAACGCCGAAGCGATCGCCGAGGTGCTGCACATCGACGGCGACGAGGTCGCGCCGACGTGCCTGCCGCTGCACTACAGCTACGGCCTTTCGGTGCTGAATTCGCACCTGCTGCGTGGCGCGACCGTGGTGATCGAACCGTCCGGCGTGCTCGGACGCGGATTCTGGGACGCGGTCACGGAGCACGGCATCACGTCGCTGTCGGGTGTGCCGTACCACTACGAGATGTTGCGGCGCTTGAAGTTCGACCCCGCGAAGTACCCGACGCTGCGCACGCTCACGCAGGCCGGCGGCAAGCTGCGCGACGAGCTCGTGAGCGAGTTCAACGACAAGATGCTCGCGGTCGGCGGCCGCATGTACGTGATGTACGGCCAGACCGAGGCGGCGCCGCGGATGACCACCGTGCCGGCCGAGCGGCTGGCCGAGAAGATCGGCTCCGCCGGGCCCGCGCTGCCGGGCGGCGCGTTCGCCATCCGCCGCGACGACGGCGCCGAGACCACGCACCCCAAGATCGTCGGTGAGGTCGTCTACCGCGGCCCCAACGTGATGATGGGCTACGCCGAAGACGAGAAGGGCCTGGCCGCCGGCGACGAGTGCGGTGGCCTGCTCGCCACCGGCGACCTCGGGTACCTCGACGAAGACGGCTTCCTGTTCATCACGGGGCGGCTCAAGCGCATCGGCAAGGTGTTCGGCAACCGCGTGAGCCTCGACGACCTGGAGCAGGCCGTGCGCCAGGCGGCCGTGGGCATCGACGTGGTGGCCGCCGTGGCCGCGGGCGACAAGGTCGTGCTGTTCGCCGAGCTGCCCGAGGGCGAGGGCGCCAAGGCGATCTGCAAGGACGCGGCCCGCGCGCTGTCCGACCGGCTGCACCTGCACACCAGCGGGTTCGACGTGCGGCCGATCGACACCGTGCCGCTGCTGGCCAGCGGCAAGATCGACTACCGGTCGTTGGAGGGACGGGTATGA
- a CDS encoding lysylphosphatidylglycerol synthase transmembrane domain-containing protein → MTTVRTSEDDLPAPAQPPKPAKSRKAKILDAVRWLAILLVVAFAAKALTDNWTEFWHTLSDVAWQSSVLSVAALVVSIMVSTWGWQVMVDDLGKPIGYIRGAQICLVGSLGKYVPGSVWAYLLQMELGRKAGLARARIFTGSLIQLGVGVVSALVVSLLAAPAVFSNSPRAMWLFVLIPVGLALLHPRVLTWGTSLILKILRRPPLERPLTWGVVLKTLGASTLAWVLQGVHLWLLANSVGAPGFSGFILCVGAMAVAMTVGTFAFILPSGLGVREVAQVAVLTASGLTVGQATAFAVASRVMFTVADLITAGGAAGTAWLAKRRQVATA, encoded by the coding sequence GTGACGACCGTTCGCACGTCTGAGGACGACTTGCCGGCGCCTGCCCAGCCGCCGAAGCCGGCCAAGTCCCGCAAGGCGAAGATCCTCGACGCCGTCCGCTGGCTCGCGATCCTCCTGGTGGTCGCCTTCGCGGCCAAGGCGCTCACCGACAACTGGACCGAGTTCTGGCACACGCTGTCGGACGTCGCGTGGCAGTCGTCGGTGCTGAGCGTCGCCGCGCTGGTCGTCTCCATCATGGTCTCGACCTGGGGCTGGCAGGTCATGGTCGACGACCTCGGCAAGCCCATCGGCTACATCCGCGGCGCCCAGATCTGCCTGGTCGGCTCGCTCGGCAAGTACGTGCCCGGCTCGGTGTGGGCGTACCTGCTGCAGATGGAACTCGGCCGCAAGGCCGGCCTCGCCCGCGCGCGCATCTTCACCGGCTCGTTGATCCAGCTGGGCGTCGGCGTGGTGTCGGCCCTGGTCGTGTCCTTGCTGGCCGCACCGGCCGTCTTCAGCAACAGCCCGCGCGCGATGTGGCTGTTCGTGCTGATCCCCGTCGGCTTGGCGCTGTTGCACCCGCGCGTGCTGACCTGGGGCACGTCGCTGATCCTGAAGATCCTGCGCCGCCCGCCCCTCGAACGCCCCTTGACCTGGGGGGTTGTGCTCAAGACCTTAGGCGCGTCCACTCTGGCCTGGGTCTTGCAGGGTGTGCACCTGTGGTTGCTGGCCAACTCCGTCGGCGCCCCCGGCTTCAGCGGTTTCATCCTGTGCGTCGGCGCCATGGCCGTCGCGATGACCGTCGGCACCTTCGCCTTCATCCTCCCGAGCGGCCTCGGTGTCCGCGAGGTCGCGCAGGTCGCGGTCCTGACAGCCAGCGGCCTCACCGTCGGCCAGGCGACGGCGTTCGCCGTGGCCTCGCGCGTGATGTTCACGGTCGCGGACTTGATCACGGCTGGTGGAGCCGCCGGGACGGCTTGGCTGGCCAAGCGCCGTCAGGTCGCCACCGCCTGA